In Nomascus leucogenys isolate Asia unplaced genomic scaffold, Asia_NLE_v1 001290F_43938_qpd_obj, whole genome shotgun sequence, one DNA window encodes the following:
- the LOC100581009 gene encoding leukocyte immunoglobulin-like receptor subfamily A member 4: MTPILTTLLFFGLSLGPRTQVQAETPLKPSLWAEPGPVITWKKPVTIWCQGPLEAREYRLDKDGNSMSTHKLKTLESENKIEFSIPSMMWEHAGRYHCYYRSPAGWSEPSHPLELVVTAYSRPTLSALPSPVVTSGVNVTLRCASRLGLGRFTLIEEGDHRLSWTLDSHQHNHGKFQALFPMGPLTFSNRGTFRCYGYENNTPYVWSEPSDPLQLLVSGVSRKPSLLTLQGPVVTPGGNLTLQCGSDVGYIRYALYKERGDDLPQCPGRQPQAGLSQANFTLGPVRGSHGGQYRCYGAHNVSSEWSAPSDPLDILIAGQIPDRPSLSVQLGPTVTSGEKVTLLCQSWSPMFTFLLTKEGAAHPPLRLRSTYRAQQYQAEFPMSPVTSAHAGPYRCYGSRSSNPYLLSHPSEPL; encoded by the exons ATGACCCCCATTCTCACAACCCTGCTCTTCTTCG GGCTGAGCCTGGGCCCCAGGACCCAGGTGCAGGCAG AGACCCCACTCAAACCCAGCCTGTGGGCCGAGCCAGGTCCCGTGATCACCTGGAAGAAGCCCGTGACCATCTGGTGTCAGGGTCCCCTGGAGGCTCGGGAGTACCGTCTGGATAAAGACGGAAACTCAATGTCGACGCACAAATTAAAAACACTGGAGTCAGAAAACAAGATCGAATTCTCCATCCCATCCATGATGTGGGAACACGCAGGGCGATATCACTGTTACTATCGCAGCCCTGCAGGCTGGTCAGAGCCCAGCCACCCCCTGGAGCTGGTGGTGACAG CCTACAGCAGACCCACCCTGTCTGCCCTGCCGAGCCCTGTGGTGACCTCAGGAGTGAACGTGACCCTCCGGTGTGCCTCACGGCTGGGACTGGGCAGGTTCACTCTGATTGAGGAAGGAGACCACAGGCTCTCCTGGACCCTGGACTCACACCAGCACAACCATGGAAAGTTCCAGGCCCTGTTCCCCATGGGCCCCCTGACCTTCAGCAACAGGGGTACATTCAGATGCTACGGCTATGAAAACAACACCCCGTACGTGTGGTCAGAACCCAGTGACCCCCTGCAGCTACTGGTGTCAG GCGTGTCTAGGAAGCCCTCCCTCCTGACCCTACAGGGCCCTGTCGTGACCCCTGGAGGGAACCTGACCCTGCAGTGTGGCTCTGATGTCGGCTACATCAGATACGCTCTGTACAAAGAGAGGGGCGATGACCTCCCCCAGTGCCCTGGCCGGCAGCCCCAGGCTGGGCTCTCCCAGGCCAACTTCACCCTGGGCCCTGTGAGGGGCTCCCACGGGGGCCAGTACAGATGCTACGGTGCACACAACGTCTCCTCCGAGTGGTCGGCCCCCAGTGACCCCCTGGACATCCTGATCGCAG GACAGATCCCTGACAGACCCTCCCTCTCGGTGCAGCTGGGCCCCACAGTGACCTCAGGAGAGAAGGTGACCCTGCTGTGTCAGTCATGGAGCCCGATGTTCACTTTCCTTCTGACCAAGGAGGGGGCAGCCCATCCCCCACTGCGTCTAAGATCCACTTACAGAGCTCAGCAGTACCAGGCTGAATTCCCCATGAGTCCTGTGACCTCGGCCCACGCAGGGCCCTACAGGTGCTACGGCTCACGCAGCTCCAACCCCTACCTGCTGTCTCACCCCAGTGAGCCCCTGTAG